The Methylobacterium currus genome contains a region encoding:
- a CDS encoding dienelactone hydrolase family protein: MATSDDARASGSNDLEQLDGLVIPPFSRRGFVMTSLMTGLTLATTRVEAQAIHTDETGIVAGEVRIPVGDGPMPAYRAMPQGPGPFPIVLVVEEIFGVHDYIKDICRRLAKAGYTAVAPELFARQGDVSKMTDVQEIVREVVSKTPDAQVMGDLDATAAWAAAEAKGDAGKLGITGWCRGGRTVWLYAAHSASLKAGVAWYGNFGGNRTAIQPKTAADVIPDIRAPILGLYGAADTGIPVADVEKARVAAKEAGKTVDIVIFPDAPHGFHADYRPSYRKGPAEEGWGRMLAWFRDHGVA; this comes from the coding sequence ATGGCAACGAGCGACGACGCGCGGGCGAGTGGATCGAACGATCTCGAGCAGCTCGACGGCCTGGTGATCCCGCCCTTCTCCCGGCGCGGCTTCGTGATGACGAGCCTGATGACCGGCCTCACGCTCGCCACCACACGGGTCGAGGCGCAGGCCATCCACACCGACGAGACCGGCATCGTCGCGGGCGAGGTGCGGATCCCGGTCGGCGACGGGCCGATGCCGGCCTACCGGGCGATGCCGCAGGGCCCCGGGCCGTTCCCGATCGTCCTGGTGGTCGAGGAGATCTTCGGGGTCCACGACTACATCAAGGACATCTGCCGGCGGCTCGCCAAGGCCGGTTACACCGCGGTGGCACCGGAGCTGTTCGCCCGCCAGGGCGACGTCTCCAAGATGACCGACGTGCAGGAGATCGTCCGCGAGGTGGTGTCGAAGACGCCGGACGCGCAGGTGATGGGCGACCTCGACGCCACCGCCGCCTGGGCGGCCGCCGAGGCCAAGGGCGATGCGGGCAAGCTCGGCATCACCGGCTGGTGCCGAGGCGGGCGCACCGTGTGGCTCTACGCCGCCCACAGCGCCAGCCTGAAGGCCGGCGTCGCCTGGTACGGCAATTTCGGCGGCAACCGCACCGCCATCCAGCCGAAGACCGCCGCCGACGTGATCCCGGACATCCGCGCGCCGATCCTCGGCCTCTACGGCGCCGCCGATACCGGCATCCCGGTCGCCGACGTCGAGAAGGCGCGCGTCGCCGCGAAGGAAGCGGGCAAGACCGTCGACATCGTGATCTTCCCGGACGCGCCGCACGGCTTCCATGCCGATTACCGCCCGAGCTACCGCAAGGGGCCGGCGGAGGAGGGCTGGGGGCGGATGCTGGCGTGGTTCCGCGATCACGGCGTCGCCTGA
- a CDS encoding glutathione S-transferase family protein → MRRLWGRLSSVNVQKAVWGLEELGLPYERVEAGGAFGRVRDPDYRALNPNSLVPVLEEDGFVLWESNAILRYLARSHDLGGLWPDHPQAAALVDQWLDWQATRFTPATRDAFWQTVRTPPEQRDQSVIDRSVAASEECAAILDAHLMGRPYAVGDHFTAADIALAAAAHRWLHLDVPRIERPALRAWYDRIRTRPAAAVALPPLS, encoded by the coding sequence ATGCGCAGGCTCTGGGGACGGCTGAGCTCCGTCAACGTGCAGAAGGCGGTGTGGGGCCTGGAGGAACTGGGCCTTCCTTACGAGCGGGTCGAGGCCGGCGGCGCCTTCGGGCGGGTGCGGGACCCGGATTACCGGGCGCTCAACCCCAACAGCCTCGTGCCGGTGCTGGAGGAGGACGGCTTCGTCCTGTGGGAATCGAACGCGATCCTGCGCTACCTCGCCCGCAGTCACGATCTCGGCGGCCTGTGGCCGGACCATCCCCAGGCGGCGGCCCTGGTCGACCAGTGGCTCGACTGGCAGGCGACGCGCTTCACGCCCGCGACCCGGGATGCCTTCTGGCAGACCGTACGCACCCCGCCGGAGCAGCGCGACCAATCGGTCATCGACCGCTCGGTGGCAGCCTCGGAAGAATGCGCGGCGATCCTCGACGCGCACCTGATGGGCCGTCCTTACGCGGTCGGCGACCATTTCACCGCGGCCGACATCGCGCTCGCCGCCGCCGCCCATCGCTGGCTCCATCTCGACGTGCCGCGCATCGAGCGGCCGGCCCTGCGCGCCTGGTACGACCGCATCCGCACGCGGCCCGCCGCGGCGGTGGCGCTGCCGCCCCTGAGCTGA
- a CDS encoding YdcF family protein — MFFVLSKVLWFLTAPSNLLLLLVLLGAGLALRWPRLGLGLSAAAGLTLLVGGLSPLASLVFGPLEDRFPAFRDDGAPVAGIVVLGGAVETGLSAVRDQMVLNDAGERMIALGDLARRYPEARMVFAGGSGRLTGDGAVSESTIVRRHAASLGVAPDRIAYDDKSRNTRENAAFSAALAKPKPGERWLLVTSAWHMPRAMGCFRRAGFTVTAYPVDYRTGSGAVALHATAGDGLFELDIAVREWLGLVAYRASGYTEAVFPGP; from the coding sequence GTGTTCTTCGTGCTCTCGAAGGTGCTGTGGTTCCTCACGGCACCGTCGAACCTGCTGCTGCTCCTGGTCCTGCTCGGGGCAGGGCTGGCTTTGCGCTGGCCGCGCCTCGGCCTCGGCCTCTCGGCCGCCGCCGGCCTGACCCTCCTCGTCGGCGGCCTCTCGCCGCTGGCCTCCCTGGTGTTCGGGCCGCTCGAAGACCGGTTCCCGGCCTTCCGCGACGACGGCGCGCCGGTCGCCGGCATCGTGGTGCTGGGTGGCGCGGTCGAGACCGGGCTGTCGGCGGTCCGCGACCAGATGGTGCTCAACGATGCCGGCGAGCGCATGATCGCGCTCGGCGACCTCGCGCGGCGGTATCCCGAGGCGAGAATGGTCTTCGCCGGCGGGTCCGGCCGGCTCACCGGCGACGGTGCGGTGTCCGAATCGACGATCGTGCGCCGCCACGCCGCCTCCCTCGGCGTCGCGCCCGATCGGATCGCCTACGACGACAAATCCCGCAACACCCGGGAGAACGCCGCCTTCAGCGCCGCGCTGGCGAAGCCGAAGCCCGGCGAGCGCTGGCTCCTCGTCACCTCGGCCTGGCACATGCCGCGGGCGATGGGCTGCTTCCGCCGCGCCGGCTTCACGGTGACGGCCTACCCGGTCGATTACCGCACCGGCTCCGGCGCCGTCGCGCTCCACGCCACCGCGGGGGACGGCCTGTTCGAACTCGACATCGCGGTCCGCGAATGGCTCGGCCTCGTGGCGTACCGGGCGTCCGGCTACACGGAGGCGGTGTTTCCGGGGCCGTGA
- a CDS encoding response regulator produces MTESSAAAKTQPVILVVEDEPEERFLAATLLEETGFRVIEAETAEKALAILRERGDEVNVVFSDVRTPGQIGGFELARIIGVTWPRVHVLLTSGDAGDQPSDLRMSATFIPKPWRALDILTLVEQAAGYHTGGDAH; encoded by the coding sequence ATGACCGAGTCCAGCGCCGCCGCGAAGACACAGCCCGTGATCCTGGTCGTCGAGGACGAACCGGAGGAGCGTTTCCTCGCGGCCACGCTGCTGGAGGAAACCGGCTTTCGCGTCATCGAGGCCGAGACCGCCGAGAAGGCCCTCGCGATCCTGCGCGAGCGCGGCGACGAGGTGAACGTCGTCTTCTCGGACGTGCGGACACCGGGCCAGATCGGCGGCTTCGAGCTGGCGCGGATCATCGGCGTCACCTGGCCGCGGGTCCACGTGCTGCTCACTTCCGGCGATGCCGGCGACCAGCCGAGCGACCTGCGCATGTCGGCCACCTTCATCCCGAAGCCCTGGCGCGCCCTCGACATCCTGACCCTGGTCGAGCAGGCCGCCGGCTACCACACCGGCGGCGACGCGCACTAA
- a CDS encoding DUF3253 domain-containing protein — MIPDDYEIELTLVRLVAERGADKTVCPSEVARALGGPHPDGWGPLMQPVRRQAVRLMKEGRIAILRKGKVVADPDDFRGVYRLSLPR, encoded by the coding sequence ATGATTCCTGACGATTACGAGATCGAACTCACCCTGGTGCGCCTCGTCGCCGAGCGCGGGGCCGACAAGACCGTCTGCCCCTCCGAGGTCGCGCGCGCCCTCGGCGGCCCCCACCCGGACGGCTGGGGCCCGCTGATGCAGCCGGTCCGCCGCCAGGCGGTGCGGCTGATGAAGGAGGGCCGGATCGCCATCCTGCGCAAGGGCAAGGTGGTGGCGGATCCGGACGACTTTCGCGGGGTCTACCGGCTGTCGCTGCCGCGGTAA
- a CDS encoding AI-2E family transporter, whose translation MEHVKPPTGPAPVAPPPEAAGTAAFARAALVVALGALGIWILHPFLPALVWAVILVIALWPLRERLVRIKRPGKHNILWPALLTLAVALVILVPLIVVAIQAAREAHDAVAFWRQIEEQGWPVPDFVARLPYGAAQVSAWWQENLSHPQGSSEVLKRVDQSISHSSLVGFGRTFGSQIVHRAVLFGFTLLTLFFLFRDGPALAAQGLSAARRLFGPRGERVARQMAASVHGTVDGLVLVGLGEGFLLGLVYYFAGVPHPVLLGAFTALAAMIPFGAPVAFGLAALLAAAQGGVTAAIVVAAAGLVVTFVADHFVRPVLIGGATRLPFLWVLLGILGGVESFGLLGLFLGPAVMAALVLLWREYTAGDDQPVA comes from the coding sequence ATGGAACACGTGAAGCCTCCGACCGGCCCCGCCCCGGTCGCTCCGCCGCCTGAAGCGGCCGGTACCGCGGCCTTCGCCCGCGCCGCCCTCGTCGTGGCGCTCGGCGCCCTCGGCATCTGGATCCTGCATCCCTTCCTGCCAGCTCTGGTCTGGGCGGTGATCCTGGTCATCGCCCTGTGGCCCCTGCGCGAGCGGCTGGTGCGGATCAAGCGGCCGGGCAAGCACAACATCCTGTGGCCGGCCCTCCTCACCCTGGCGGTGGCCCTGGTGATCCTGGTGCCGCTGATCGTCGTCGCCATCCAGGCGGCACGGGAAGCGCACGACGCGGTCGCGTTCTGGCGCCAGATCGAGGAGCAGGGCTGGCCGGTGCCGGATTTCGTCGCCCGCCTGCCCTACGGCGCCGCCCAGGTCTCGGCCTGGTGGCAGGAGAACCTCAGCCATCCGCAGGGCTCGTCCGAGGTGCTCAAGCGCGTCGACCAGTCGATCAGCCACTCGTCGCTGGTCGGCTTCGGGCGTACCTTCGGCAGCCAGATCGTCCACCGGGCGGTGCTGTTCGGCTTCACGCTCTTGACCCTGTTCTTCCTGTTCCGCGACGGGCCGGCGCTCGCCGCGCAAGGTCTCTCGGCGGCGCGCCGGCTCTTCGGCCCGCGGGGCGAGCGGGTGGCGCGCCAGATGGCGGCCTCGGTCCACGGCACCGTGGACGGGCTGGTGCTGGTCGGCCTCGGCGAGGGCTTTCTGCTCGGCCTGGTCTATTACTTCGCCGGCGTGCCGCATCCGGTCCTGCTCGGCGCCTTCACGGCGCTTGCCGCGATGATCCCGTTCGGCGCTCCCGTGGCCTTCGGCCTCGCCGCCCTGCTCGCCGCCGCGCAAGGGGGCGTCACGGCGGCGATCGTCGTGGCGGCGGCCGGCCTCGTCGTCACCTTCGTGGCCGACCACTTCGTCCGCCCGGTCCTGATCGGCGGCGCCACCCGCCTGCCCTTCCTCTGGGTGCTGCTCGGCATCCTCGGCGGCGTCGAGAGCTTCGGGCTGCTCGGCCTCTTCCTGGGGCCCGCCGTGATGGCGGCCTTGGTGCTGCTGTGGCGCGAGTATACGGCGGGAGACGATCAGCCCGTCGCCTGA
- a CDS encoding DUF599 domain-containing protein, with translation MNPDLGFGSFSLFDLTALVCFLAAWWGYSYAVEHLSGGKRSLNGMMNRYRHAWADQQIVRENRVVDTTINASLQNGTAFFASTALIALGSALTLSRSADDALTLFSTLPLGAPMTRAVWEIKVAGLALIFVYAFFKFAWAYRLFNYGAILIGAVPPRDGDPAKIERAARRAAAMNVVAGGHFNRGQRAFFFALAYLGWFVSAYVLFVTTAMVLTVMWQRQFASDARRALQDYDDS, from the coding sequence ATGAACCCGGATCTCGGCTTCGGCAGCTTCTCGCTCTTCGACCTCACGGCCCTCGTCTGCTTCCTGGCGGCCTGGTGGGGCTATTCCTACGCGGTGGAGCACCTGTCGGGCGGCAAGCGCAGCCTCAACGGCATGATGAACCGCTACCGCCATGCCTGGGCCGACCAGCAGATCGTGCGCGAGAACCGGGTGGTCGACACCACCATCAACGCATCGCTGCAGAACGGCACCGCCTTCTTCGCCTCGACGGCGCTGATCGCCCTGGGGAGCGCGCTCACCCTGTCGCGTTCCGCCGACGACGCCCTGACCCTGTTCTCCACCCTGCCCCTCGGGGCGCCGATGACCCGGGCGGTGTGGGAGATCAAGGTGGCGGGCCTCGCCCTGATCTTCGTCTACGCCTTCTTCAAGTTCGCCTGGGCCTACCGGCTGTTCAACTACGGCGCCATCCTGATCGGCGCGGTGCCGCCGCGCGACGGCGACCCGGCCAAGATCGAGCGGGCGGCACGCCGGGCCGCCGCCATGAACGTGGTGGCGGGCGGCCATTTCAATCGCGGGCAGCGTGCGTTCTTCTTCGCGCTGGCCTATCTCGGGTGGTTCGTCAGTGCCTATGTGCTGTTCGTCACCACCGCGATGGTGCTCACCGTGATGTGGCAGCGCCAGTTCGCCTCCGACGCCCGCCGGGCCCTGCAGGATTACGATGATTCCTGA
- a CDS encoding acylphosphatase, producing MSGHRSVEIIVRGRVQGVGYRAWTKGVAEARGLSGTVRNRHDGSVEAHLAGPAEAIVAVIEACRQGPPGARVLDLAVKDLAVRDLDPEPPQAARPRGVQILPTA from the coding sequence GTGAGCGGACACCGCAGCGTGGAGATCATCGTCCGGGGCCGGGTCCAGGGCGTCGGCTACCGGGCCTGGACCAAGGGCGTGGCGGAAGCCCGCGGCCTCTCCGGCACCGTGCGCAACCGGCATGACGGCAGCGTCGAGGCGCATCTCGCCGGCCCGGCGGAGGCCATCGTCGCGGTGATCGAGGCCTGCCGCCAGGGCCCGCCCGGGGCGCGGGTCCTGGATCTTGCAGTCAAAGATCTCGCGGTCCGGGATCTCGACCCCGAGCCGCCGCAGGCCGCCCGCCCGCGCGGCGTGCAGATCCTGCCGACCGCGTGA
- a CDS encoding lysine-2,3-aminomutase-like protein, with product MSGPIRKAGELVGRGLVPAERLPALERVAARYAVSITPEVAELIADADDGIGRQFVPRAEELVTAPEERADPIGDEAHAPIPGIVHRYPDRVLLKPLHVCPVYCRFCFRREVVGPEGQGSLTEAELDAALAYIAGHPEIWEVVVTGGDPLVLSPRRLGRIAAALKDVPHVRVLRLHTRVPVVDPVRIDAALIGALKGFEGAVFVALHANHPREFSGPARAAIARLVDAGIPMVSQSVLLAGVNDDAESLAALMRAFVENRIKPYYLHHGDLAPGTGHLRTTLDRGQDLMRGLRGRVSGLAQPTYVLDIPGGYGKVPVGPGYLTGSPAGWTVTDPTGGTHAYPPRNDEETPCAGSGDG from the coding sequence GTGAGCGGGCCGATCCGCAAAGCGGGTGAGCTTGTCGGCCGCGGCTTGGTGCCGGCGGAGCGGTTGCCGGCGCTCGAACGGGTGGCGGCGCGCTACGCTGTCTCGATCACCCCGGAGGTGGCCGAGCTGATCGCGGATGCGGATGACGGGATCGGCCGGCAATTCGTGCCGCGGGCCGAGGAGCTGGTCACCGCCCCCGAGGAGCGGGCCGACCCGATCGGCGACGAGGCTCACGCACCCATCCCCGGCATCGTCCATCGCTATCCCGACCGGGTGCTCCTGAAGCCCCTCCATGTCTGTCCGGTCTATTGCCGCTTCTGCTTCCGCCGCGAGGTGGTGGGGCCGGAGGGGCAGGGCAGCCTCACCGAGGCGGAACTGGACGCGGCTTTGGCCTATATCGCCGGTCATCCGGAGATCTGGGAGGTGGTGGTCACCGGCGGCGATCCCCTGGTGCTCTCGCCCCGGCGCCTCGGCCGCATCGCCGCCGCGCTGAAGGACGTTCCGCATGTGCGGGTGCTGCGCCTGCATACCCGCGTGCCGGTGGTCGATCCCGTCCGGATCGATGCCGCGCTGATCGGGGCGCTGAAAGGCTTCGAGGGCGCGGTGTTCGTGGCGCTCCACGCCAACCACCCGCGGGAATTTTCCGGACCTGCCCGGGCCGCCATCGCGCGGCTCGTCGATGCCGGGATCCCGATGGTGAGCCAGTCGGTGCTGCTGGCCGGAGTCAACGACGATGCCGAGTCGCTGGCGGCCCTGATGCGGGCCTTCGTCGAGAACCGGATCAAGCCCTATTACCTGCATCACGGCGACCTCGCCCCGGGCACCGGCCACCTGCGCACCACCCTCGATCGCGGCCAGGACCTGATGCGCGGCTTGCGGGGCCGGGTGTCGGGGCTGGCGCAGCCGACCTACGTCCTCGACATCCCGGGCGGATACGGCAAGGTGCCGGTGGGGCCGGGCTACCTGACGGGGAGCCCCGCGGGATGGACCGTGACCGACCCGACGGGCGGCACCCACGCCTACCCACCGAGGAACGACGAGGAGACGCCATGCGCAGGCTCTGGGGACGGCTGA
- a CDS encoding ribonuclease activity regulator RraA produces MPLDKTLLDALQAVTTATLTTVLLKKGIRRCWMRGPMPRFAAGQRVVGPAFTLRFVPAREDLATPESWSSPTSTRAAIEAMPEGCIAVVDAMGVQDAGIFGDILCARMKKRGVAALVTDGVVRDGEGVDGTGLPVWCSGVAAPASVAGLTFVGWGEPVGCGGVAVYPDDIVVADGDGAVLIPAALAEEVALAAVEQERLELWIMREVDKGLPLPGLYPPNAETRARYEAETGEA; encoded by the coding sequence ATGCCGCTCGACAAGACGCTCCTCGACGCCCTGCAGGCCGTCACCACCGCCACCCTCACCACCGTGCTCCTGAAGAAGGGCATCCGCCGCTGCTGGATGCGCGGGCCGATGCCGCGCTTCGCCGCCGGGCAGCGGGTGGTCGGTCCGGCCTTCACGCTCCGCTTCGTGCCGGCCCGCGAGGACCTGGCAACTCCCGAATCCTGGTCGAGCCCGACCTCGACCCGCGCGGCGATCGAGGCGATGCCGGAGGGCTGCATCGCGGTGGTCGACGCGATGGGGGTGCAGGATGCCGGCATCTTCGGCGACATCCTGTGCGCCCGGATGAAGAAGCGCGGCGTCGCGGCGCTCGTCACCGACGGCGTCGTGCGCGACGGCGAGGGCGTCGACGGCACCGGCCTGCCGGTCTGGTGCTCCGGCGTCGCGGCCCCGGCCTCGGTGGCGGGCCTGACCTTCGTCGGCTGGGGCGAGCCCGTCGGCTGCGGCGGCGTCGCGGTCTATCCCGACGACATCGTGGTGGCGGATGGCGACGGCGCGGTGCTGATCCCGGCGGCCTTGGCCGAGGAGGTGGCGCTCGCCGCCGTCGAGCAGGAGCGCCTCGAGCTCTGGATCATGCGCGAGGTCGACAAGGGCCTGCCCCTGCCGGGCCTCTACCCGCCGAACGCCGAGACCCGCGCCCGCTACGAGGCGGAGACCGGCGAGGCCTGA
- a CDS encoding RidA family protein, translated as MTQAPTLRGEPARRLAALGLALPRVPEPRGAFLPFSRIGATLWLAGQICEWEGEVRFTGPVTDVATGREAARLCALNLLASLSLALDGDLDRVVRCHRLGGFVQVNQGWPDVPKAVNGASDLMAELFGAAGRHARTAIGVASLPANASVEVDGIFEVR; from the coding sequence ATGACCCAAGCCCCCACCCTGCGCGGCGAGCCCGCCCGCCGGCTCGCCGCCCTCGGCCTCGCGCTGCCGCGCGTGCCCGAGCCCCGCGGCGCCTTCCTGCCGTTCTCGCGCATCGGCGCGACCCTGTGGCTCGCCGGGCAGATCTGCGAGTGGGAGGGCGAGGTGCGCTTCACCGGGCCGGTGACCGACGTCGCCACCGGCCGGGAGGCGGCGCGGCTCTGCGCGCTGAACCTGCTGGCATCCTTGAGCCTCGCCCTCGACGGCGATCTCGACCGGGTGGTGCGCTGTCACCGCCTCGGCGGCTTCGTGCAGGTGAACCAGGGCTGGCCCGACGTGCCGAAGGCGGTCAACGGCGCCTCCGACCTGATGGCGGAGCTGTTCGGCGCGGCCGGGCGCCACGCCCGCACGGCCATCGGCGTCGCCAGCCTGCCGGCCAATGCGAGCGTCGAGGTCGACGGGATCTTCGAGGTAAGATGA
- a CDS encoding trna delta -isopentenylpyrophosphate transferase, whose translation MSATTDKQIADILATYGEPLAGNVWRVQGTAVIYHKALERIAVQARIRFDAPVIVRAERDEAVILVTGHMPGPNGDRTEWSIGEALIGVNYRVSGRQAAYVFAMAEKRAKDRVILKLAGLHGLLYSEDEADEFKASRPDLVAANSAANQSRKPEPMREPRETEEAERDTEAANDSDASRAGEEPGRAEAASSEAELTARIDEAQSINAVTDLMLAPETQAALAAMPPGVRDEVREHAKARLVALGWPARSNAKSRKAAVA comes from the coding sequence ATGAGTGCAACCACGGACAAGCAGATCGCGGACATCCTCGCCACCTACGGCGAGCCCCTGGCCGGCAACGTCTGGCGCGTGCAGGGCACGGCCGTGATCTATCACAAGGCCCTGGAGCGGATCGCCGTGCAGGCCCGCATCCGCTTCGACGCCCCGGTGATCGTGCGGGCGGAGCGGGACGAGGCGGTGATCCTGGTGACCGGCCACATGCCGGGCCCGAACGGCGACCGCACCGAGTGGTCGATCGGCGAGGCGCTGATCGGCGTGAACTACCGCGTCTCCGGCCGCCAAGCGGCCTACGTCTTCGCCATGGCGGAGAAGCGGGCCAAGGACCGGGTGATCCTCAAGCTCGCCGGCCTGCACGGCCTGCTCTATTCCGAGGACGAGGCCGACGAGTTCAAGGCGAGCCGGCCCGATCTGGTGGCGGCGAACTCGGCGGCGAACCAGTCGCGCAAGCCCGAGCCGATGCGCGAGCCGCGCGAGACCGAGGAGGCCGAGCGGGACACCGAGGCCGCGAACGATTCCGACGCGTCGCGCGCCGGGGAGGAGCCCGGCCGGGCCGAGGCCGCCTCGTCGGAAGCGGAGCTGACCGCCCGCATCGATGAGGCCCAGTCGATCAATGCGGTGACCGACCTGATGCTCGCCCCCGAGACGCAAGCGGCGCTGGCCGCGATGCCGCCGGGGGTCCGGGACGAGGTGCGCGAGCACGCCAAGGCCCGGCTCGTCGCCCTCGGCTGGCCGGCCCGCAGCAACGCCAAGTCCCGCAAGGCGGCGGTGGCGTGA
- a CDS encoding AAA family ATPase, giving the protein MTPADIQDALTRAGRLLARLEAARDGDRKALAERTRLVAAAKGRLAQRDAVDTYLRELQQDANRRSVATFETLLTALVQEVLPGEKPVRLDLTTERGLPALDIGVERPDGGREDVLEDNGGAMTNVVGMALRLIAVVKAGVGRFLALDEADCWIAPERVPAFYRVLDDGAARLGVQCLAISHHDVAGFDAGLTVSRIAGRPETGVAIEGPAGTCAAQWTPGMPGFRFIRLIDVQGFRDATLPLSPGVNALVGPNNHGKSTVIRALRAVFYGEVRDSLVRAGAGSARVEIGVAHGRTLRYVRQPKRTPVNLWSLHEADGTLVQENGTTLETGGRDVPPWVEHLFGITRVEELDVHVAHQKFPVFLLGEKPARRSAVLSIGREAGLIRDMQALQRERVTEDQRTIREGEREITRLREALAALEGLDALAEALHGLHDQAGALAEEAARLRERAALADRLSRAARLATGAAARARALADLPGPEVGAELGRSLAEARNREALGRRVLVAAAGLAAAQGRVVALADLPPEAPPPRDMRHAAAHAARLRRLARDLAAAEGRARALRDLPAPPAPVLRPDAAATARRLAEIGRRLAEAEAREMSARDGLAAAEAEMAEVLASTGGRCPACGTPAAPASLLAGHRHARTGEAA; this is encoded by the coding sequence GTGACCCCTGCCGACATCCAGGACGCGCTGACCCGCGCCGGCCGCCTGCTCGCCCGCCTGGAGGCGGCCCGCGACGGCGACCGGAAGGCGCTCGCGGAGCGCACGAGGCTCGTCGCCGCCGCCAAGGGACGTCTCGCCCAGCGCGACGCCGTCGACACCTACCTGCGCGAGTTGCAGCAGGACGCCAACCGGCGCAGCGTCGCGACCTTCGAGACCCTGCTCACCGCCCTGGTCCAGGAGGTGCTGCCCGGCGAGAAGCCGGTACGCCTGGACCTCACCACCGAGCGCGGCCTGCCGGCCCTCGATATCGGGGTCGAGCGCCCGGATGGCGGGCGCGAGGACGTGCTGGAGGACAATGGCGGCGCGATGACCAACGTGGTCGGCATGGCGCTCCGCCTGATCGCTGTGGTCAAGGCCGGCGTCGGCCGCTTCCTCGCCCTCGACGAGGCCGATTGCTGGATCGCGCCGGAGCGGGTGCCGGCCTTCTACCGGGTGCTCGACGACGGCGCCGCCCGGCTCGGGGTGCAGTGCCTGGCGATCTCGCATCACGACGTGGCGGGGTTCGATGCGGGCCTGACGGTGAGCCGCATCGCCGGGCGGCCCGAGACCGGGGTCGCGATCGAGGGGCCGGCCGGCACTTGCGCGGCGCAGTGGACGCCCGGGATGCCGGGCTTCCGCTTCATCCGCCTGATCGACGTCCAGGGTTTTCGTGATGCGACCCTGCCGCTCTCGCCCGGCGTCAACGCCCTCGTCGGCCCCAACAACCACGGCAAGTCGACGGTGATCCGGGCCCTGCGCGCGGTCTTCTATGGCGAGGTGCGGGACAGTCTTGTGCGGGCCGGCGCCGGTTCGGCACGGGTCGAGATCGGCGTCGCCCATGGCCGGACCCTGCGCTACGTCCGGCAGCCGAAGCGCACCCCGGTCAACCTGTGGTCGCTGCATGAGGCGGACGGGACGCTGGTGCAGGAGAACGGCACGACCCTCGAGACTGGCGGCCGCGACGTGCCTCCCTGGGTCGAGCACCTGTTCGGCATCACCCGGGTCGAGGAACTGGACGTCCACGTCGCGCACCAGAAGTTCCCGGTCTTCCTGCTCGGCGAGAAACCGGCCCGGCGCTCGGCGGTGCTGTCGATCGGCCGCGAAGCCGGGCTGATCCGCGACATGCAGGCGCTGCAGCGCGAGCGCGTCACCGAGGACCAGCGCACGATCCGCGAGGGCGAGCGCGAGATCACCCGCCTGCGCGAGGCGCTCGCCGCCCTCGAGGGTCTCGACGCCCTGGCGGAGGCGCTGCACGGCCTGCACGACCAGGCCGGCGCTCTCGCGGAGGAGGCCGCGCGCCTGCGCGAGCGAGCGGCCCTGGCGGATCGGCTGTCCCGCGCCGCCCGCCTCGCGACCGGCGCCGCCGCCCGGGCGCGGGCGCTCGCGGATTTGCCGGGGCCGGAGGTCGGGGCCGAGCTGGGACGGTCTCTCGCCGAGGCCCGCAACCGCGAAGCCCTCGGCCGCCGGGTCCTCGTCGCCGCCGCCGGTCTCGCCGCCGCGCAGGGGCGGGTGGTGGCCTTGGCGGACCTGCCGCCGGAGGCGCCGCCGCCGCGCGACATGCGCCACGCCGCCGCCCACGCCGCCCGGTTGCGCCGCCTGGCGCGCGACCTCGCTGCGGCGGAAGGCCGGGCCCGGGCCCTGCGCGACCTGCCGGCGCCGCCCGCGCCGGTGCTGCGGCCCGACGCGGCGGCGACCGCCCGGCGCCTCGCCGAGATCGGCCGCCGCCTCGCGGAGGCCGAGGCCCGGGAGATGTCGGCCCGCGACGGCCTCGCGGCGGCGGAGGCCGAGATGGCGGAGGTCCTGGCCTCGACCGGCGGGCGCTGCCCGGCCTGCGGCACGCCCGCTGCGCCCGCCTCCCTCCTCGCCGGCCACCGCCACGCCCGGACCGGGGAAGCGGCATGA